Below is a genomic region from Bacillus mycoides.
GAAAGGAATATTTCGATGAATGCAATCCAATCTACTACTATTCTTTATAATGAAACACCTACAATAACGCAGATTCATCATTTTTATGCTTTAATGACAACATTTCAAACTAATCTATTTATAAGTAAACACGGAACACTTACTTCTATTAAAAGCTTAAGCACATTAATATCCTTTTTCCTTACTGTAAAAAAGAGAGAGCTTGTATTATTTATCTTTGAAGGAATAGATGCAAAAAAAGCTTTAAGCACACTCTTTCCTTCTTAAAAGTTTTATTATCCCCCTATTCCCTCGATCGTTACTTTTCATATATGTTTTTATATTTCAAAATGATTTCCTCTATTCAAAACGAGACCCCCTAATACAATAGGGGGATTTCTAGTTTGGCCTTATGAAAACTGATATAATATATATTACGTTTTTCATTCTTTACAATAGAAAACTTTTAATAATCTTGAAGGTAGGAATTTTTAATGAAATCGAAAGCAAAATTTAGTATTCGCTACAAAATTATGGCTGGTTATTTAGTTATGATTTTGTTCTTACTTATTTCTTTCATTATGTTAAACAATGAGATTTCCAATTTACAAAAATCTCGTAATTTTATTATTGATCACGATTTTAAAGTTCTTAATTTAACGAATCAAGTGGAGAAAGAATTGCTAACAATTGAAAATAAAGCGAAAGGATTTATTACTTCTAATAACGCAAATTACGTGCAATCCCTTAACACTGCGGAAAAGGATTACGAAAAACATTATCAAGATCTTTTGGCTCTATTAGAGGATAACCCCTCTCAGCAAGAAAAATTAAAACAGATTAACGAAAATATTAATAGTTGGATTAATAAAGAGATTCATCCATTAATTACAAATCATAATAGTAATAACATACAAGCAATCGACACGACTCAAATTCAGTCATTACAATCGCAGCTAACTAACTTCCGTGGTGTAGAGGAGCAACTAACGAAAAAAAGAGCTGCACAATTAGATACTGAAAATAATAAATTAGAGATTTGGTTATACAGTTTATTGTTCTTACTTTCTTGTATTTCTATTATCATTTCACTCTATATTTCGAATTCCATTACAAAAACGATTAAAAACGTAATTCAAGCTATTAAATCCATTTCTTCTAAAGAAAAAATTACTGAAAGAATTCATGTAAACACACGGGATGAAATAAAAGAGCTTGCTCATACAACGAACCACCTACTAGACGAAATATCTAAAAGAGAGTGGTTACAAACCGAGCTTGCAGAATTAATTTTAATGTATCAAGGTGTACCTTCTATTGAGATGTTAGGTAAAAAAATTCTTAGTGGAATTATACAAAAAACGCAAACCTCTTGCGGTGCATTCTATGTACGTGAAGAAGTTGAAGAAACTGTCTACTATGTGAAGAAAGCTTCTTTCGCCGATCAAGGTTCTGATATTGGAAAACAATCCATTAAAATGGGTGAAGGTTTAATTGGGCAATGTGCTTTAGAAAAACAAAGCTTTATTCTTCGAGAAATACCAGAAGAATTTCGTTATGTCACTAGCGGTTTATTAGAAATACGCCCTCAAAACCTACTAGTCATCCCTATCTTATTTGAAGATGAAGTGATCGCAGTAATGGAGTTAGTAAGTGTAACTGAGATTTCAGACTTACATCAAGATTTAATTCAACAAACCGTTGATAACCTAGGTCTAACAATCCATAGTATTATGGGACGTATGCGAATTCAAACGCTTTTACATGAATCACAAGCAATGACGGAGGAGTTACAAGTTCAATCAGAAGAATTGCAAACGCAAGCTGAAGAACTACAAATGCAAGCCGAAGAATTACGAACAACTAATGAACAACTAGAGTCTAGAACTGAAGAGGCTGAACAAAAGACAACTGATTTAGAAATTACTAAATCAGAATTAGAAGAAAAAGCAAGCGAAATATTACGTAGTTCAAAATACAAATCAGAATTCCTAGCAAATATGTCCCATGAATTACGAACACCGTTAAATAGTATTTTACTATTATCTGAAATGTTAAGAGAAAATCATGATAACCATTTATCCGATGATGAAATTGAATTAGCAACCGTCATTCATTCATCAGGAAAAGATTTACTTACTCTAATTAATGACATACTAGATTTATCTAAAGTAGAAGCTGGAAAACTAGACGTCATTTTTGAAGCAACGAACATAAGTGACATGGCAGCAAATATGCAGCAAAACTTTTTACATATTGCTGCACAAAAAAATGTCGAACTTACTATTGCAGACAGTGATATTATTCCTGATTTATTTTATACAGA
It encodes:
- a CDS encoding response regulator, which translates into the protein MKSKAKFSIRYKIMAGYLVMILFLLISFIMLNNEISNLQKSRNFIIDHDFKVLNLTNQVEKELLTIENKAKGFITSNNANYVQSLNTAEKDYEKHYQDLLALLEDNPSQQEKLKQINENINSWINKEIHPLITNHNSNNIQAIDTTQIQSLQSQLTNFRGVEEQLTKKRAAQLDTENNKLEIWLYSLLFLLSCISIIISLYISNSITKTIKNVIQAIKSISSKEKITERIHVNTRDEIKELAHTTNHLLDEISKREWLQTELAELILMYQGVPSIEMLGKKILSGIIQKTQTSCGAFYVREEVEETVYYVKKASFADQGSDIGKQSIKMGEGLIGQCALEKQSFILREIPEEFRYVTSGLLEIRPQNLLVIPILFEDEVIAVMELVSVTEISDLHQDLIQQTVDNLGLTIHSIMGRMRIQTLLHESQAMTEELQVQSEELQTQAEELQMQAEELRTTNEQLESRTEEAEQKTTDLEITKSELEEKASEILRSSKYKSEFLANMSHELRTPLNSILLLSEMLRENHDNHLSDDEIELATVIHSSGKDLLTLINDILDLSKVEAGKLDVIFEATNISDMAANMQQNFLHIAAQKNVELTIADSDIIPDLFYTDAKRIEQIIKNLLSNAFKFTEKGSVSLHFDSIETTNLSHDMQSISKDWMTISVKDTGIGIATEQHQLIFEAFQQADGATIRKYGGTGLGLSICKEFARLLGGWITLESNLGEGSTFTVYIPNLPNGLNDIQLSNLEVAATIEDVIPAEVIEETIVTPETNKVFQEKTILIVDDDHRNIFALQNALEKQHANIITAQNGIECLEILKSNTNIDLILMDIMMPNMDGYETMEHIRMNLGLHEIPIIALTAKAMPNDKEKCLSAGASDYISKPLNLHQLYSVMSVWLIK